ATTCCTAACTGTAGCCAAAAAGACAGCCTTTTTGACTTAGAGTAGCTTTGAACACCGTGGTTGGCATGTCTCAGACTGTGGGCATTCTTGTCGAGTAAGCTTCCTGTACGCTCTACCACTTGATTATCAGTTACTAGAGCATTTGTGAAAGATAAAGcgttttcttttagaaCAGATGCCAAATGCAAAAGTGACTCAGATATCTCAGTTTGCATTGAACGCTGGTTTGTGAGCAATTGGGCATTGGAAGCTTCGACATTCGACATCTGTTGTCGCTCTCTAAGCTCCCTTTCTTGAATACTCTGAAGAGCATGCGCGATCTCCTTCTcttgtttactttttatctttttctcttcaatTTTCAGCTTTTTTTCCATGGTAACATTTAAATCATAAATCCTACCCTGTAAATCCATGATTCTCTTCGAAAGCCCTTGAGGTTCAGCAACTTTGTCAAGTTGGCATTTTCCTTCTTCCCATAATAATTTCCTTGCATAATCAAgattcttttcaaattttaaaagttccAATGGGTCTTGAAACTCATCACGTTTCAACTTGAATTGTCGCTCCAACCTACTGATCAAATCTTTACTCATTTTAAAGCCTATGGAGTGAGCATTTCATAAGAATATCTCTCTCCTATAAAGAAAGTTATGTAAAGCGCTTTAAACTGGGGTTCCTGATATTTTATAAGTAGTTTGAGTTGAGTAGGTTATCAGGTGCATGTCATCTTATACACATACTAATTTTCACCTTGTATGAGTATTTTGGGTTTCAGAGTAGACGATTATagtattttatatattattcatttataaGGATGTACTaacatttaattaaaaCCGTATTTCTCTTTGAATACGTATTTTTGTACCAAGTGCCTTGACTATAAAATGCTATTTTAATCTCAATCTAATGAAGTATGAGAAGCTTAATAATCCTTATGTTAAAAGAATTGCATGAACCGTAATGCCTTAACTTAAAGGTGTCAATAAACATTAGCGTATTTACCTTACTATATATTTCAAGTCATGGAGGATATATGTTGTAAATAAACTTGACAGAATCTTTAAAAACGCAAGGATCTTGAGTTGCATTCCTTGCCATTGCATTggcaaattttgaaataacaCTTATAGTACGCAAAGACGACCAGGCTGCCTTCGTGTTagatttttgataaagcgatctttcttcttatttaaataaGCACTGCTAAAGACTACATACCTTGTAACTCCATTTGTCgttatttcaatttattcAGACCGGATGTTTTCCtgaattgaaaattaaacaaaattgcaGTCTAACtctttaattatttgatCAGAGGATTTGTGATTTCTTTAGAATCTCtcataattttattttaaacaacttaatttattaaatttctaatgtttgtttattctGTGTTTAGCATTCCACCAGGTTAACCAGTTGTCTACTCTTCTAACAGTGATAATTCTTACCGTCAGGCGAATTCAGCACCTTTGCAAGAGCAAGCTCTGtgtaataataatttataaactTTAGCTacttttaattatataGCCACTGAAAAGGCTTCAATTGCCTGAAATTCTCGTCTAAAAATCAAGTTCAGAGGGATTACTATGCAAAATGGTAAAAGACGTATTGGAGTCCGAATTTCTTCCAATTTGAGCAATCATTCCGGGACTAATCTTTCTACTAGTGCTCAAAGTGATTCTTCAAATATCGTTAAAGCCACTGAATGCCCAATTTGTGGGCTGGAATTACCAAATTTGTCAGCATTAAATGATCATCTCGATGTTACTCATTTCaatgataatgaaaaaatccACAAGCGACAAGATTCCATTAATTCATGGCTAACAAGGACTTTAAATGGTGCTTCAGCTCTGCAAATGAAAGCCGCTCAACGTCTTTGGAGAATGGAACCATATGAACAGAATGGGGATTCATCAGGTGCTGTCGGCCTTGAAGCAACTAAGCTCACAGATTCCTTGGTTGTCAAAAATCACTGGCAACCAGAGGTTCCTGACATGGTCTGCCATGACCCGATGTGTGATaagcttttaaatttcatcAATGGTCATATTCATTGTCGTAAATGCGGTTATATCTTCTGCAACTTTCACTCAATGTACCAGATCAAACTCAGTATTCATGCTACCTACGACTCTGAAAATGGATTTTGGTGTCGTGTTTGTCGAGAATGTTATGAAGGACGTCCTGGGTATAATGATTCAAATGGTTTAATTCGCTCACGTTTTCAAACATTCGAAACTTTTCGAAAACCTTTAGCtgataaaagaagaatagaGTTTTTAAGATTAAGCAAACGTATGAAAAAACTTGAAGAGCTATGGACATCGGAAAATGTCTCGATGCTTGATGCGCTTCTTTTGAACAAGGCTAAAAGGCTGGAGCAAAGCATCGTTCATTGGCAAGATGATTCCGTTGTACAAATTTGTCCTGAATGCAACAATTCTTTTACTCTAACTAGAAGACGCCGGCATTGTCGGCTTTGCGGACGCGTGATCTGCAGATTCTGTGTATTAGAGATTAGTCTTCCTCAACACCCGCAACCTCTCCTCATCTGTATGAGTTGcaatcaaaattatttccGTAACGTTCTTTATCAAACGGAAAGATCGAAATCACTTGGCTACATCCGACATATTGAACACTTGCAAGTTTTTAGACAGGCTATGG
This portion of the Schizosaccharomyces pombe strain 972h- genome assembly, chromosome: I genome encodes:
- the pep7 gene encoding FYVE tethering component Pep7, producing MQNGKRRIGVRISSNLSNHSGTNLSTSAQSDSSNIVKATECPICGLELPNLSALNDHLDVTHFNDNEKIHKRQDSINSWLTRTLNGASALQMKAAQRLWRMEPYEQNGDSSGAVGLEATKLTDSLVVKNHWQPEVPDMVCHDPMCDKLLNFINGHIHCRKCGYIFCNFHSMYQIKLSIHATYDSENGFWCRVCRECYEGRPGYNDSNGLIRSRFQTFETFRKPLADKRRIEFLRLSKRMKKLEELWTSENVSMLDALLLNKAKRLEQSIVHWQDDSVVQICPECNNSFTLTRRRRHCRLCGRVICRFCVLEISLPQHPQPLLICMSCNQNYFRNVLYQTERSKSLGYIRHIEHLQVFRQAMVNYYRLYEDSLSELLSGEIITEATLKIVKDRRKKFLELCVKYDGTMKKIANHPSSNDAEEQFKQNVVNEAKRYLQETILRLQAIPYHLQVGQAWTSESERELEKKKEQVEKKQEELMQTRIVLEEQVFLVENMIEDAKAKRKFSEVETLLSSLAPLHEEIHSITEKIHDLDLFDI
- the use1 gene encoding SNARE protein Use1 translates to MSKDLISRLERQFKLKRDEFQDPLELLKFEKNLDYARKLLWEEGKCQLDKVAEPQGLSKRIMDLQGRIYDLNVTMEKKLKIEEKKIKSKQEKEIAHALQSIQERELRERQQMSNVEASNAQLLTNQRSMQTEISESLLHLASVLKENALSFTNALVTDNQVVERTGSLLDKNAHSLRHANHGVQSYSKSKRLSFWLQLGMIIAVVVSFIVMIFILQFTKNQN